Proteins from one Desulfonema limicola genomic window:
- a CDS encoding dockerin type I repeat-containing protein: MRKKVYFIILSALFILFNLGLFAYAADGDLMDGSFDATIETDGIPSNPNWTGNFKSEWKGTSCVSKDFPFLIEDPADSGNWMAYFYGEGFSCVETGLLEQSNILVKQNAKLKFKLRIIKTSFEIAAGTLYVRLIKNGITQGVEEYTQNNAGGWLDEEIDLSQYADEQTPQTLSFFFRVQKYDALEQDIAIYLDDIVLTSCDVEAGFTLPEPVTIGVPVTFTNTSTGAVVDTTASWLWDFDTANPGTKTSTDKDPQPVIFDEARTYNVKLTATGTDNCQTFAEQEITVNCDVKAALPEPVTVKVAQEYQFENLSTGTAVDNPATIWAWDVKNSSNASVFTSESKAPAYSFPSTGTYTINLTATSATGSGCLTTATQTVTVECDVDAAFTLPKTQVKVGEAFTVTNKSTGPAVDNNIAGWSWNFQENGQYGDGTSSTSKNPTFTYLISDTPKNIEIQLTATGTGGCTKLPAAQSIEIICDTSASFTSEDAGSTLTLYAGQQANFTNTSSPGYKSIEWFFGDTVNEIPKTNTGTVSHTYTSPGTYTFRIYAISESGCRTSAPPEGFDLTVIPAAGNINGDSSIDLKDAVTALQVTAGFEDLPDINKEYGDVNNDEKIGLEEAVYVLQKVSEMN, translated from the coding sequence ATGAGAAAAAAAGTTTATTTCATAATACTGTCGGCATTGTTTATTTTGTTTAATTTAGGACTATTTGCTTATGCTGCTGACGGTGATCTTATGGATGGAAGTTTTGATGCAACAATAGAGACTGACGGCATACCTTCCAATCCTAACTGGACTGGTAATTTCAAAAGTGAATGGAAAGGAACATCCTGTGTATCAAAAGATTTTCCTTTTTTAATTGAAGACCCGGCAGATTCGGGAAACTGGATGGCTTATTTTTATGGTGAAGGCTTTTCCTGTGTTGAAACCGGTTTGCTGGAACAATCCAATATCCTGGTTAAGCAAAATGCCAAATTAAAGTTTAAATTAAGAATCATTAAAACAAGTTTCGAGATTGCAGCCGGAACTTTGTATGTGAGACTAATAAAAAATGGAATAACTCAAGGTGTTGAAGAATATACTCAAAATAATGCAGGGGGATGGCTTGATGAGGAAATTGATTTGAGCCAGTATGCAGATGAACAAACACCTCAAACACTAAGTTTTTTTTTCAGAGTACAAAAATATGATGCATTAGAACAGGATATTGCTATATATTTAGACGATATAGTTTTAACAAGCTGCGATGTTGAAGCCGGATTTACATTACCTGAGCCTGTAACAATTGGTGTTCCGGTTACTTTTACAAATACATCCACAGGCGCTGTTGTTGATACTACTGCCTCCTGGTTATGGGATTTTGATACAGCAAATCCCGGGACAAAAACCAGTACAGACAAAGACCCCCAGCCTGTTATTTTTGATGAAGCCAGGACATACAATGTAAAACTCACTGCAACCGGGACTGACAACTGCCAGACATTTGCCGAACAGGAAATAACAGTAAACTGCGATGTAAAAGCCGCACTGCCCGAGCCTGTAACAGTCAAAGTGGCTCAAGAATACCAGTTTGAAAATTTATCCACCGGTACTGCTGTTGACAACCCTGCAACCATTTGGGCATGGGATGTAAAAAACAGCAGCAATGCCTCGGTATTTACAAGTGAATCAAAAGCACCAGCCTATTCATTCCCCAGCACTGGAACCTATACAATAAACCTGACAGCCACAAGCGCAACCGGTTCAGGCTGTTTGACAACAGCCACCCAGACCGTAACTGTTGAGTGTGATGTTGATGCTGCATTTACTTTGCCAAAGACACAGGTAAAAGTTGGTGAAGCCTTTACTGTTACAAATAAATCCACAGGCCCTGCTGTTGATAATAATATTGCTGGCTGGTCATGGAATTTTCAAGAAAACGGCCAGTATGGAGATGGGACTTCCAGCACATCCAAAAATCCAACTTTTACTTATCTAATTTCAGACACACCGAAAAATATTGAAATACAATTAACAGCAACCGGAACAGGTGGTTGTACAAAACTACCTGCTGCTCAGTCTATTGAAATTATATGTGATACAAGTGCAAGCTTTACATCTGAAGATGCTGGAAGTACTTTGACTTTATATGCAGGACAACAGGCTAATTTTACTAATACATCATCACCAGGTTATAAATCAATTGAGTGGTTTTTTGGGGATACTGTAAATGAAATTCCTAAAACTAATACAGGAACAGTCAGCCATACCTACACCAGTCCAGGCACCTATACATTCCGCATATATGCAATAAGTGAATCAGGATGCAGAACAAGTGCGCCTCCTGAAGGATTTGATCTAACAGTTATCCCGGCAGCTGGAAACATAAACGGGGACAGCAGCATTGATTTAAAAGATGCAGTAACTGCCCTTCAGGTTACAGCAGGTTTTGAGGATCTGCCTGATATTAACAAGGAATATGGTGATGTTAATAATGACGAAAAGATCGGTCTTGAAGAAGCTGTTTATGTTTTGCAGAAAGTATCAGAGATGAATTAA
- a CDS encoding pilus assembly FimT family protein, which produces MKNIRKDSGFSLVELMVVVAIISVLLAITIPNMGRWINDNHLKGAARDIVANMQWAKMSAIKENQDWTMVFDVTNKKYTINTGYVDTANPGTIQKEVLLTDYKGGVGYGHGDAAKPIGDTFSDNNVTYLGNRLNFTSKGLVNKVGYVYLENEQKTAYGVGTGALAGSISIRKWVGTDWDPPAD; this is translated from the coding sequence GTGAAAAATATAAGAAAAGATTCAGGATTTTCGTTAGTAGAGCTTATGGTTGTTGTTGCAATTATATCTGTTCTGCTTGCCATTACTATTCCAAACATGGGCAGGTGGATAAATGACAATCATCTGAAAGGTGCTGCAAGAGATATTGTTGCAAATATGCAGTGGGCAAAGATGAGCGCCATTAAGGAGAACCAGGACTGGACAATGGTATTTGATGTAACCAATAAAAAATATACAATTAACACTGGTTACGTTGATACTGCAAATCCAGGAACTATACAAAAAGAAGTTCTTCTTACTGATTATAAAGGCGGGGTTGGGTATGGACATGGTGATGCTGCAAAACCAATTGGTGATACTTTTAGTGATAACAATGTTACTTATCTTGGTAACAGATTAAACTTTACTTCAAAAGGTCTTGTAAATAAAGTTGGTTATGTATATTTAGAAAATGAACAAAAAACAGCTTATGGAGTTGGGACAGGTGCTTTAGCAGGTTCAATATCAATTAGAAAATGGGTTGGTACTGACTGGGATCCACCTGCTGATTAA
- a CDS encoding prepilin-type N-terminal cleavage/methylation domain-containing protein, which yields MKIYKNTDHGFTLIEIMIALVISSFIIAAIYITFSSQNKSQINQQEMTDVQQNIRAAMYVMASEIRLAGYDISLERGAGTGIVEAGPGFIRFTMDINEDGNIDKDNDDPNEDITFAFKVEDDKNQDGIVDNSKGIATIGRETHGFDSDGNPTTSGRQPLAEGIQAIRFTYFREDGTVIVPVDDGAKFIIDSADLGDVRSIRIAVLGRSETLLDEFDDTNTYDLDGDKDLSGDGTDVDVDINGDGTGDGTIAPFNDKYRRRLLVTTIKCRNLGL from the coding sequence ATGAAAATATATAAAAACACAGATCATGGCTTTACCTTAATTGAGATAATGATTGCATTAGTCATCTCAAGTTTTATCATTGCTGCCATCTATATTACTTTTTCATCACAAAACAAGTCACAGATAAATCAGCAGGAAATGACCGATGTCCAGCAGAATATTCGTGCTGCCATGTACGTTATGGCAAGTGAGATAAGACTTGCAGGATATGATATTTCCCTTGAGCGTGGTGCAGGTACCGGTATAGTTGAAGCGGGCCCTGGTTTTATAAGATTTACAATGGATATTAACGAAGATGGCAATATTGATAAAGATAATGATGATCCGAATGAGGATATTACCTTTGCTTTTAAAGTTGAGGATGACAAAAATCAGGATGGAATTGTTGATAACAGCAAAGGTATTGCAACTATAGGCAGGGAAACCCACGGATTTGATTCCGATGGCAACCCCACAACCAGTGGGCGACAGCCCCTGGCTGAAGGCATTCAGGCTATTCGCTTTACATATTTTAGAGAAGATGGAACTGTTATTGTACCAGTAGATGATGGCGCAAAATTTATAATAGACTCAGCGGATTTAGGTGACGTAAGATCAATAAGAATAGCTGTTTTAGGCAGATCGGAAACTCTCCTTGATGAATTTGATGATACAAATACCTATGATCTTGACGGGGATAAGGATCTGAGTGGAGATGGAACTGATGTGGATGTAGATATAAATGGAGATGGAACTGGCGATGGTACTATCGCGCCTTTTAACGATAAATACCGCCGCCGTCTTCTTGTTACTACCATCAAATGTAGAAATCTTGGATTATAA
- a CDS encoding type IV pilus modification PilV family protein yields MFRQNIKHKNRIGNHAGFTLIEVLIAMVVLSIGLLAIAGMHISSIRGNKTAEEITSASNEALASFENALATDYENDLFVSTDYSTEFPKYDLTAGKGKLVDDKYILAYEIKENDKNDTDEATDTTLEADENPLGGYETKTLIAHVMWYDQTGCQTTDCVKLYPEAQAEDGTTKNNIKFNKKITTTYIIPLINK; encoded by the coding sequence ATGTTTCGTCAAAATATAAAACATAAAAACAGGATAGGAAATCATGCAGGATTTACATTGATTGAGGTACTTATTGCAATGGTAGTCCTGTCTATCGGCCTGCTGGCTATTGCAGGTATGCATATTTCATCTATAAGAGGCAATAAAACAGCAGAAGAAATAACCAGTGCCTCAAATGAAGCCCTGGCATCATTTGAGAATGCACTTGCAACAGACTATGAAAATGATTTATTTGTATCTACGGACTATTCAACTGAATTTCCGAAATATGACCTGACTGCAGGTAAAGGAAAGTTAGTGGATGATAAATATATTCTTGCTTATGAAATTAAGGAAAATGACAAAAATGATACAGATGAAGCAACAGATACAACTCTTGAAGCAGATGAAAATCCTTTAGGCGGATATGAAACTAAAACCCTCATTGCTCATGTAATGTGGTATGATCAAACAGGCTGCCAGACAACAGATTGTGTAAAATTATATCCAGAGGCACAAGCTGAAGACGGAACAACAAAAAATAATATAAAATTCAATAAGAAAATTACAACAACTTATATAATTCCGTTGATAAACAAGTAG
- a CDS encoding pilus assembly PilX family protein produces the protein MKSLKKIMKDEKGNALLIAMIALVALTFIGIMAVNNTGVELQIAGNDRLSKLSFFTAEAARGYVVGHPRLYSFAVMTDADGVDFPDDLYDAAGIETAKTAGEIAEVGGEYYLCLDTPSCKQKARGNVMYDSSAGTKRSPPRGSGFTVGDYSAYVYIMTCEGQFDPLEKGNIASRKEIEQGFFRIGL, from the coding sequence ATGAAATCATTAAAAAAAATTATGAAAGATGAAAAAGGAAATGCCTTGCTTATTGCAATGATTGCCCTGGTGGCCTTAACCTTTATCGGTATTATGGCAGTCAATAATACAGGCGTTGAACTTCAGATAGCAGGAAATGACAGGCTTTCAAAACTGTCTTTTTTCACTGCGGAAGCTGCAAGGGGCTATGTGGTGGGGCATCCCAGATTATACAGCTTTGCTGTTATGACCGATGCTGACGGGGTGGATTTCCCGGATGATTTATATGATGCTGCAGGTATTGAAACAGCAAAAACAGCCGGGGAAATTGCCGAAGTAGGCGGTGAGTATTATTTATGCCTGGATACCCCGTCATGCAAACAAAAAGCCAGGGGCAATGTTATGTATGATTCATCAGCAGGCACAAAAAGATCACCGCCGAGAGGCTCCGGCTTTACAGTCGGCGATTATTCAGCCTATGTTTATATAATGACATGCGAAGGCCAGTTTGACCCTCTTGAAAAAGGCAATATTGCATCCAGAAAAGAAATTGAGCAGGGCTTTTTTCGTATAGGTCTTTAA
- a CDS encoding pilus assembly protein, translating to MKKIISIFLIAAFCIFGIYSMSLADDSCVFGAPEDDAPDLVPNILIMMDNGAEMAEVMPHPAFDDSYDYTPVLPTGVDPLDVIDEGGGGSVATLGASETRELTVTIESDPAGETIDSTVFPVGTVLSNGGTVSTGLSGSGTEYTLDIEGPTTKNYSIGETIEYFKAAALQSYGQLTVEKINTDDPDIVNKFTSIEIIVTKASDGSTFTATTNGSVGTDYTLDYTGAAQNISVGDTISYVEGGILPGYLTLVITTDTDATTLENLEFTNGNGANATSAEVDDNGDGTITVHYTMNADATSNFAVGDSISFEYELDSGTLIFYSDYPTDAPVQDGDFLKNTAITVGGVQIATSEKSAGDAYKDSSDNKIKLDYEKLVSGKKFNVDDIITCKGDTGKIESVVPNTATLTVTIDSMNPEPTTTKYTARVTAMSPEPAGTTYTATITALDPVPPSAGGGNGFYNDYGYGFVLEDKGYYLVKIKEDLEEPDKLSNYPTKLAIGANQTTIVDSDGVKATYTVNGQSIVLPTYCLQTAANTPDKRTSDLPNAQNFRYSKNYLNWLFFSKGRTDLPAGATTYVGDGKGEKYVDPNADDKVLISPNAVGELPYVSKWYNAKSSLFIVAEKLKQRAVISLWYANSSGTGGTSAQPFGYVTDATGTLDSSFYQNIKNLGTSIYSPLSELLAAAGGQYHKQPVNMDAECSGNYILLVSPGMSSMDDDITQAQVWPTSLSNYDSAVSPDTYDTTKKIRSTLTENGVEKPEQEWYIPMNIGGSTYADDIAYELFRDTTSAGVIFPDKTTSTTNIKTFTVSFKGDPKRSLFMESISSHGNGIFDTSDSQWGDYNFEADPTKNPNEKGGLAWAILQAISKMISDTNTFTAPVVPVTRTTSGNSIYLAFFKPETGQAFWEGNLTKFKLSDSLVITNKDGVTPAVYENGALKDSASPYWDTKDWTTTMSYDENADSSKKRNIYTYTGTSPDLTAGSNAFITSNSAVTSLVDTTGTSLSAADIVKYIRGAKLSDDNKSVLNENKSVMTGDILHSEPIVVRYVDDPDTQIITDIRVFFGSNDGMLHVVKDSIDNTGTNDGKESWAFIPPNLLPTLKELIARNDDEVIIHPHYVDGSPRVYITENVKYNGYVDKNEFAYLVCGERGGGTSYFALDITKPDLPELKWMIKDNKMITSSGETTITTTLGQSWSDPTFGKVKINESDTEGTPVCFIGGGYSDDNTAGKVFLIIKISDGTIVKQFSAESGMDYSFASAAFPVDANNDGFTDKVYIGDLGGQMWRFADVADKAFPDTGQVVGSWTAQKIFTADMDTSHLDADGVSDPVKRKFFYPPTVTLEKGYDLVFMATGDRDNACDTETTDRIYAVADDHTITTALNESSLEDVTNNSNSTFVYGYGDGQKRGWYITMSPGEKALSSGTVFYGVYYLTTFVPRDDPCIPGGDAKLWGIGYERGTSVSELGYTGDENRSTIIGGSIPSRPVLVLTEEGAKLLVSTGSTAGGGTSPSTGAGVVSADPLMTKNFYELWWKEIH from the coding sequence ATGAAAAAGATAATTAGTATTTTTTTAATAGCAGCATTCTGTATTTTCGGAATATACAGCATGAGTCTGGCAGATGATTCCTGTGTATTCGGCGCACCGGAAGATGATGCGCCGGATCTTGTGCCGAATATTCTTATTATGATGGATAATGGTGCAGAGATGGCAGAAGTAATGCCACATCCTGCATTTGATGATAGTTATGATTATACTCCTGTGCTTCCGACTGGCGTTGATCCATTAGATGTTATTGATGAAGGGGGCGGAGGATCTGTTGCAACTCTCGGTGCTTCAGAAACAAGAGAATTAACAGTAACAATAGAATCTGACCCGGCAGGTGAAACAATAGACAGTACTGTGTTCCCTGTTGGTACAGTACTGTCAAATGGGGGGACAGTTTCTACTGGCCTGTCTGGAAGTGGTACGGAATATACATTAGATATTGAAGGACCAACTACAAAAAATTATAGCATTGGTGAAACAATAGAATATTTTAAAGCTGCTGCTTTACAATCATACGGCCAACTGACAGTTGAAAAAATTAATACTGACGATCCTGATATAGTCAACAAGTTTACTTCAATTGAAATTATCGTTACAAAAGCAAGCGATGGCAGCACTTTTACTGCAACAACAAATGGTTCGGTTGGTACAGATTACACCTTGGACTATACTGGTGCAGCTCAAAACATTTCTGTTGGGGATACAATATCCTATGTTGAGGGAGGGATACTTCCTGGATATCTGACTTTAGTTATTACTACTGATACAGATGCTACTACGCTTGAAAATCTTGAATTTACAAATGGAAACGGTGCTAACGCAACAAGTGCAGAGGTTGATGATAATGGTGACGGAACTATAACTGTGCATTATACAATGAATGCTGATGCAACATCTAATTTTGCAGTTGGAGATTCAATATCATTTGAGTATGAGTTAGACTCCGGTACATTAATTTTTTACTCTGATTATCCAACAGATGCCCCAGTACAAGATGGTGACTTCCTAAAAAATACTGCGATCACAGTTGGTGGTGTTCAGATTGCAACTTCTGAAAAGAGTGCCGGGGACGCCTATAAAGACTCAAGCGACAACAAGATAAAACTTGATTATGAGAAATTAGTATCTGGTAAAAAATTTAATGTAGATGACATAATAACGTGCAAAGGTGATACAGGTAAAATAGAATCAGTAGTACCTAACACAGCAACACTTACAGTCACAATTGATTCTATGAATCCTGAACCTACAACCACAAAATACACAGCCAGAGTTACAGCCATGAGTCCTGAACCGGCAGGTACAACATACACAGCCACAATAACAGCCTTAGACCCTGTACCACCTTCCGCAGGCGGCGGAAACGGCTTTTATAATGACTACGGCTATGGATTTGTATTAGAAGATAAAGGTTATTATTTGGTAAAGATTAAAGAAGATTTAGAGGAACCTGATAAACTTAGCAATTATCCTACCAAGCTTGCAATAGGTGCAAATCAAACAACAATAGTTGATTCGGATGGAGTCAAAGCTACATATACAGTAAACGGACAATCCATAGTTTTACCCACATATTGTTTACAAACAGCTGCCAATACACCTGATAAAAGAACCAGTGATTTGCCTAATGCTCAAAACTTCCGATATTCAAAGAATTATCTAAACTGGCTTTTTTTCAGCAAAGGCAGAACTGATCTTCCCGCCGGCGCAACTACTTACGTAGGTGACGGAAAAGGTGAAAAATATGTTGATCCTAATGCAGATGATAAAGTACTAATAAGTCCAAACGCAGTTGGTGAACTGCCCTATGTAAGCAAATGGTATAATGCGAAATCTTCACTATTTATAGTTGCAGAAAAACTAAAACAAAGAGCTGTAATATCACTTTGGTACGCTAACAGTTCAGGAACAGGCGGAACATCTGCACAGCCTTTTGGATATGTAACTGATGCAACAGGTACGCTTGATTCAAGTTTTTATCAGAATATCAAAAATTTAGGTACCAGCATATACTCACCTTTATCTGAACTGCTGGCAGCAGCAGGTGGTCAATATCACAAACAACCAGTTAACATGGACGCAGAATGTTCTGGTAATTATATACTTCTTGTTTCTCCGGGAATGTCATCAATGGATGATGACATTACTCAGGCACAGGTCTGGCCTACTAGTTTATCAAACTATGACAGCGCGGTTTCTCCAGATACATATGACACTACGAAAAAAATCAGATCGACTTTAACAGAAAATGGTGTTGAAAAACCGGAACAAGAGTGGTATATTCCCATGAATATAGGCGGTTCAACCTATGCTGATGATATTGCATATGAATTATTCAGAGACACTACTTCTGCAGGTGTGATATTTCCTGATAAAACAACCTCAACAACCAATATTAAAACATTTACAGTTAGTTTCAAAGGTGACCCGAAACGTTCACTTTTTATGGAAAGTATTTCTAGTCACGGCAACGGTATTTTTGATACATCTGATTCTCAGTGGGGCGACTACAACTTTGAAGCAGACCCCACAAAAAATCCGAATGAAAAAGGCGGACTTGCATGGGCAATATTGCAGGCCATTTCCAAAATGATATCAGATACCAATACATTTACTGCACCTGTTGTACCTGTAACACGTACCACAAGCGGCAACAGCATATACCTGGCATTTTTCAAACCTGAAACAGGCCAGGCATTCTGGGAAGGCAATCTGACCAAATTCAAGCTTTCTGATTCTCTGGTAATCACAAATAAAGACGGAGTAACCCCGGCAGTGTATGAAAACGGTGCTTTAAAAGACAGTGCATCTCCTTACTGGGATACCAAAGACTGGACAACAACCATGAGTTATGATGAAAACGCAGACTCATCAAAAAAACGAAATATCTATACATACACAGGAACAAGCCCGGATCTTACAGCCGGATCCAATGCATTTATTACAAGCAATAGTGCAGTAACAAGCTTAGTTGATACAACCGGAACCAGTTTAAGTGCGGCAGATATTGTCAAATATATTAGAGGAGCAAAACTGAGTGATGACAACAAATCGGTTCTTAATGAAAACAAAAGCGTCATGACCGGTGATATTCTTCACAGTGAGCCAATTGTTGTTCGATATGTTGATGATCCTGATACCCAGATCATTACTGATATCAGAGTCTTTTTCGGCTCAAATGACGGTATGCTTCACGTTGTCAAAGACTCAATAGACAATACCGGAACAAATGACGGCAAAGAATCATGGGCATTTATACCCCCAAATCTGTTGCCAACGCTTAAAGAACTTATTGCCCGCAATGATGATGAGGTTATCATTCATCCCCATTATGTAGATGGCAGCCCAAGAGTTTATATAACTGAAAATGTTAAATACAATGGTTATGTTGATAAGAATGAATTCGCATATCTGGTATGCGGCGAACGAGGCGGCGGAACATCCTATTTTGCTCTTGACATTACCAAACCGGATTTACCAGAATTGAAGTGGATGATAAAAGACAACAAAATGATTACTTCATCCGGCGAAACGACAATTACCACAACACTGGGCCAGTCATGGTCTGATCCGACATTCGGCAAGGTTAAAATAAATGAGTCTGATACAGAGGGAACACCTGTATGTTTTATCGGAGGCGGGTACAGCGATGATAATACAGCAGGTAAAGTATTTCTTATTATTAAAATTTCAGATGGTACAATTGTAAAGCAATTCAGCGCCGAGTCAGGCATGGATTACAGCTTTGCAAGTGCGGCCTTCCCTGTGGATGCGAATAATGACGGCTTTACAGACAAAGTATATATCGGTGATCTTGGTGGACAGATGTGGCGGTTTGCAGATGTTGCTGACAAAGCGTTTCCTGATACAGGTCAGGTTGTCGGAAGCTGGACGGCGCAGAAAATATTTACAGCAGATATGGATACCAGTCATTTAGATGCAGATGGTGTTTCAGATCCGGTAAAAAGAAAATTCTTCTATCCACCGACAGTTACCCTTGAAAAAGGATATGACCTGGTATTTATGGCAACAGGAGATCGTGATAATGCATGTGATACAGAAACCACTGACAGAATATATGCAGTGGCTGATGATCATACTATTACAACGGCTTTAAACGAATCCAGCCTTGAAGATGTAACAAACAACAGCAATTCCACATTTGTTTATGGTTATGGAGATGGACAGAAAAGGGGATGGTACATCACGATGTCACCAGGAGAAAAAGCCCTGTCTTCAGGTACAGTGTTCTATGGTGTTTATTATCTCACAACATTTGTACCCAGGGATGACCCGTGTATTCCGGGCGGTGATGCAAAACTCTGGGGCATAGGATATGAACGTGGAACGTCAGTTTCAGAACTGGGATACACAGGCGATGAAAACCGAAGCACAATAATAGGCGGCAGCATACCTTCACGACCGGTACTGGTTCTAACGGAAGAAGGGGCAAAACTCCTGGTTTCAACAGGAAGCACAGCAGGCGGAGGCACCTCGCCATCTACCGGAGCAGGTGTTGTATCGGCAGACCCGCTTATGACAAAGAATTTCTATGAATTATGGTGGAAAGAGATTCATTAG
- a CDS encoding DUF4124 domain-containing protein: MSRILIKWCFACFLFLCLSATASAEFYKYKDADGVTRFTDNLAEVPEDQRPQIKSYVEPDDMLSDEEKAEREKNEAEAAMQKAAEEQEAAKQSQVINLKQKRADLEKEYSDIQKAKQELDQEKAGVSVPDASPEDIEAYNEKLETYNQRVEDYEKRHSVFQQELDNFNKQIEEFNTK, encoded by the coding sequence ATGAGCAGAATATTGATTAAATGGTGTTTTGCCTGTTTTCTTTTCTTATGCCTCAGCGCCACAGCTTCTGCCGAGTTTTATAAATACAAAGACGCAGACGGCGTAACCCGCTTTACAGACAACCTGGCAGAAGTACCGGAAGACCAGCGGCCCCAGATTAAAAGCTATGTTGAACCTGATGACATGCTCTCGGATGAAGAAAAAGCAGAAAGAGAAAAAAATGAAGCAGAAGCTGCCATGCAGAAAGCAGCAGAAGAACAGGAAGCAGCAAAACAGTCGCAGGTAATAAACCTGAAACAAAAAAGAGCAGACCTTGAAAAAGAATATTCAGACATCCAAAAAGCAAAACAGGAACTTGACCAGGAAAAAGCAGGTGTAAGCGTGCCTGATGCAAGCCCTGAAGACATTGAAGCATACAATGAAAAGCTGGAAACATACAACCAAAGAGTTGAAGACTACGAAAAAAGACACTCTGTATTTCAGCAGGAACTAGACAATTTTAACAAACAGATTGAAGAATTCAACACAAAATAA